CCCAAATATTATCACCACCTCCTGCATCACTTGTAAATGATATTTTACTGCCGTCGGGGCTAAATCGGGGTTGAATCTCGAAAGGTATACCTGTACGGATAGCCTTTGCAGTGCCACCATTAATGGGAAGGGTATAAATATCGCCCAACAGATCGAAGACGATGGTTTGCCCGTTCGGACTTACATCCAGATTCATCCAGGTTCCTTCATTGGTGGAAAAGCTATGTGTTTTATAACTGAAATCGCTTCCGGGGGCTGCAACATCCCATTTTGCTTCTTCTTTTTTGTCCTGGGCAGTTAGTGAAAGTGTATAGCATATTGCTAGTAGTGAGAGAAAAATTCGCATTTGATTGGTTTTATGAGGTTTTAAAGATAATATTTTAAATAGGATGTTACTGCCTTGATTTCCGGTTCGTAGTACAGAGTGCTATTATTTCTTTAATTCTTTTGGCTCGGGTTTCATCTCTTTTCGCCTGAAACAGCCAACTTAAATAACTTTTGCGATACCCGGGGGCAAAATTTTGATAGTTTTTAAAGGCGACAGGGTTTGCCTTAAATGCTTTTTTCAATTCCGGCGGAATTATAAGGTTTTCAATATCGTCCATAGCGCTCCACGTACCGGTATCTTTAGCTATTTTTATAGTTTCCCATCCGCTGTCGTGAATTAAGCCTTCCGCTTCCAAATGAGGGATATACGATTTGTTTAGTGCACTCCAGGTACTTTTTGGATTACGCGGACAAAAATATTGTTGTCGTTTGCCATTACCCAGACTGCGCACAGTACTGTCTATCCAGCCGTAACACAGTGCAACTTTTACCGCATCTTCCCAGCGCATGGTCGGGACATTTAATTCCAGTTTATAAAAAATTAAATGAACTCCCTGATCATGGGTAGTATGATTAAAATGTAACCATTCGCGCCACTCCACATCTCGAGGGAAATATAACTCGGGTTTTTCTTTCAAAATGAATTTCTAGTTTTTAATCATTTCACTATCTACAAAAAAATCTCTCTTAATTTCGACAGTTTTAATTGGTTCCGAAAACTCCTTGGTTCTCCATTCGGCAATAGGGAAGATCCATTCTTCTTTACCGTTTACTATAGCAATTACCGGCATGTCGAATTTTTCAATCAC
This genomic stretch from Ulvibacter sp. MAR_2010_11 harbors:
- a CDS encoding YdeI family protein → MKEKPELYFPRDVEWREWLHFNHTTHDQGVHLIFYKLELNVPTMRWEDAVKVALCYGWIDSTVRSLGNGKRQQYFCPRNPKSTWSALNKSYIPHLEAEGLIHDSGWETIKIAKDTGTWSAMDDIENLIIPPELKKAFKANPVAFKNYQNFAPGYRKSYLSWLFQAKRDETRAKRIKEIIALCTTNRKSRQ